A single region of the Thermovenabulum gondwanense genome encodes:
- the rplR gene encoding 50S ribosomal protein L18 produces the protein MIIKESRNEARKKRHRRIRKRLFGTAERPRLSVFRSLKHIYAQIINDEIGHTLVAASTLDPELKDKVTGCNVEAARMVGELIAKRALEKGITKVAFDRGGYLYHGKVKALADAAREAGLEF, from the coding sequence ATGATTATTAAAGAATCGAGAAATGAGGCACGGAAGAAGCGCCATCGCAGGATCAGAAAAAGGCTTTTCGGCACAGCGGAAAGACCAAGACTAAGCGTTTTCAGGAGCTTAAAACACATATACGCTCAAATAATAAATGATGAAATTGGTCATACCCTTGTAGCCGCTTCCACCCTTGATCCTGAGCTGAAGGATAAGGTTACGGGATGCAATGTGGAAGCAGCCAGAATGGTCGGCGAATTAATAGCAAAAAGAGCCCTGGAAAAAGGTATCACCAAGGTAGCCTTTGACAGGGGCGGATATTTATATCACGGCAAGGTAAAAGCTTTGGCAGATGCGGCCAGGGAAGCGGGCCTCGAATTTTAA
- the rplO gene encoding 50S ribosomal protein L15, producing MRLHDLRPAEGSNKKAKRVGRGIGSGHGKTATRGHKGQKARTGGGVRPGFEGGQMPLYRRIPKRGFTNVFKKEFVVVNVKALNDFEDNTRVTPEMLIEKGIIKTIRDGVKILGDGELTKKLEVVAHAFSKSAIEKIEAAGGKAEVI from the coding sequence ATGAGGCTACATGATCTTAGGCCTGCAGAAGGTTCGAACAAAAAAGCCAAAAGAGTGGGTAGGGGTATTGGTTCCGGGCACGGTAAAACTGCTACCCGCGGTCACAAAGGACAAAAGGCAAGAACGGGCGGCGGAGTACGACCGGGGTTTGAAGGCGGTCAGATGCCCCTTTATAGAAGGATTCCCAAAAGGGGATTCACAAATGTATTCAAAAAGGAATTTGTGGTGGTAAATGTTAAAGCATTGAACGATTTTGAGGATAATACAAGGGTTACGCCGGAAATGCTCATCGAAAAAGGCATTATTAAAACAATTAGAGATGGAGTAAAAATCCTTGGTGATGGGGAATTAACAAAAAAATTAGAAGTGGTAGCCCATGCTTTTTCAAAATCCGCTATCGAGAAGATTGAGGCTGCCGGTGGCAAAGCCGAGGTGATATAA
- the rplF gene encoding 50S ribosomal protein L6, whose amino-acid sequence MSRVGKKPVEIPKNVEVKIEGNKVTVKGPKGTITKEFHKSMTIKMEDGKVIVERPSDEKEHKALHGLTRTIIANMVNGVVNGYQKSLVLEGVGYRAAKQGNKLVLTVGYSHPVEIEAPAGIEFEVPAQNKVIVKGIDKELVGITAANIRKVKEPEPYKGKGIRYENEVVRRKVGKAGAK is encoded by the coding sequence ATGTCCAGAGTAGGCAAAAAGCCTGTGGAAATACCGAAAAATGTAGAAGTTAAGATTGAAGGCAACAAGGTAACGGTAAAAGGCCCCAAAGGAACCATAACAAAAGAATTTCATAAAAGCATGACGATAAAGATGGAGGACGGAAAGGTAATTGTTGAAAGGCCTTCCGATGAAAAAGAGCATAAAGCGCTCCACGGACTTACCCGAACCATCATTGCCAATATGGTAAACGGCGTTGTAAACGGGTACCAAAAGAGCCTGGTGCTGGAAGGCGTGGGCTACAGAGCGGCAAAGCAGGGAAATAAATTGGTACTAACTGTGGGGTACTCCCATCCGGTAGAAATTGAAGCTCCCGCAGGTATTGAATTTGAAGTGCCCGCACAGAATAAGGTTATCGTGAAAGGAATAGATAAGGAGCTTGTAGGCATTACGGCCGCTAACATAAGAAAGGTTAAGGAACCCGAACCTTACAAAGGGAAGGGCATCAGATATGAAAACGAAGTAGTGAGGAGAAAAGTCGGTAAGGCCGGTGCTAAATAA
- the rpsE gene encoding 30S ribosomal protein S5, producing the protein MQKGREVEEFVEKVVTIKRVSKVTKGGKNFRFAALVVVGNKNGKVGVGTGKALEIPDAIRKGIENAKKNMIDVPVINGTIPHEVIGESGAGKVLIKPAVEGTGVIAGGPVRAVLELAGIRNVVSKSLGSNNAKNMVDSAMDALKQLKRPEDVARLRGKSLKEILG; encoded by the coding sequence ATGCAAAAGGGTCGGGAAGTAGAAGAATTTGTGGAAAAAGTGGTCACCATAAAAAGGGTTTCGAAAGTTACAAAAGGTGGCAAAAACTTCAGGTTTGCAGCTCTTGTGGTAGTGGGCAATAAAAACGGCAAAGTGGGAGTAGGCACGGGAAAAGCTCTCGAAATACCCGATGCGATAAGAAAAGGCATAGAAAATGCCAAGAAAAACATGATTGATGTACCGGTTATAAATGGAACCATTCCCCATGAGGTAATAGGAGAATCCGGGGCAGGCAAGGTTTTGATTAAACCTGCCGTTGAAGGAACGGGTGTAATTGCGGGTGGTCCTGTGAGGGCTGTTCTGGAATTGGCCGGAATAAGGAACGTCGTAAGCAAGTCCCTCGGCTCAAATAATGCCAAAAACATGGTGGATTCGGCTATGGATGCCTTAAAACAACTTAAACGCCCTGAAGATGTGGCAAGATTAAGAGGGAAAAGCCTGAAGGAGATCTTAGGGTAA
- the rpsH gene encoding 30S ribosomal protein S8 has product MAITDPIADMLTRIRNANDAGHSNVEVPCSKIKKAIAQTLKDEGYIQDFEVIEDGKQGILKIHLKYGPNKEKVITGIKRISKPGLRIYVRKDQIPKVLNGLGIAILSTSKGIMTDKKARQEGVGGEVICYVW; this is encoded by the coding sequence ATGGCAATTACGGATCCAATTGCTGATATGCTGACCAGAATAAGGAATGCAAATGACGCGGGCCATTCAAATGTGGAGGTACCGTGTTCAAAGATAAAGAAGGCTATCGCGCAGACCTTGAAGGACGAGGGTTACATTCAGGACTTTGAGGTCATTGAAGATGGTAAGCAGGGAATCCTTAAAATACATCTCAAATATGGACCCAATAAGGAAAAGGTAATTACCGGTATTAAAAGGATCTCAAAACCCGGCTTAAGGATATACGTTAGAAAGGATCAGATTCCAAAGGTATTGAACGGTCTTGGAATAGCTATTCTTTCCACATCCAAGGGAATAATGACCGATAAAAAGGCAAGACAAGAGGGAGTAGGCGGCGAAGTAATTTGTTACGTATGGTAA